A region of Streptomyces sp. NBC_01750 DNA encodes the following proteins:
- a CDS encoding flavodoxin family protein, whose amino-acid sequence MSAVSIAIAYHSGYGHTAQLATAVRTGAASVEGSEVHLLDITALTDAQWALLDEADAIIFGSPTYMGTASGAFHVFAEATSKRWIRRAWQDKLAAGFTNSGSKSGDKLHTLQYFTILAAQHGMHWVNLDLPSGWNTSTSTEHENNRLGFYLGAGAATHIDQGIEAVHGADLSTATHLGRRVAEQALIYARGRALTARAA is encoded by the coding sequence GTGTCCGCTGTCTCGATCGCCATTGCCTACCACTCCGGCTACGGCCACACCGCCCAGCTCGCCACCGCCGTCCGGACCGGCGCCGCCTCCGTTGAGGGGAGCGAGGTCCACCTGCTCGACATCACCGCGCTCACGGACGCGCAGTGGGCGCTCCTGGACGAAGCCGACGCCATCATCTTCGGCTCCCCCACCTACATGGGCACCGCCTCCGGCGCCTTCCATGTCTTCGCCGAGGCCACCAGCAAGCGGTGGATCCGCCGCGCCTGGCAGGACAAGCTCGCCGCGGGCTTCACCAACTCCGGCTCCAAGAGCGGCGACAAGCTTCACACCCTCCAGTACTTCACCATCCTGGCCGCACAGCATGGCATGCACTGGGTCAACCTGGACCTGCCCTCGGGCTGGAACACCAGCACCTCCACCGAGCACGAGAACAACCGCCTGGGCTTCTACCTCGGCGCGGGAGCGGCGACCCACATCGACCAGGGCATCGAAGCCGTCCACGGCGCCGACCTGAGCACCGCCACCCACCTCGGCCGTCGCGTCGCCGAACAGGCACTCATCTACGCCCGCGGCCGCGCGTTGACCGCCCGGGCCGCCTGA
- a CDS encoding DUF6640 family protein → MPKTSTGRALLTLTSLATMCLAYVADWNETHIYNPDWTSHAKFHNAQTMSVGAALGLVGLYVLWMRRGAWSHSRLQLATGAASLYWITQLSAIFYPGTALVDPPRTFAPQPALAAAILALNALAYVVESRGIGRSAGQRRTKTAHLGAADTSSP, encoded by the coding sequence ATGCCCAAGACAAGTACAGGGCGAGCCCTGCTGACCCTGACCTCGCTCGCCACGATGTGCCTCGCGTACGTGGCGGACTGGAATGAAACGCACATCTACAACCCCGACTGGACGTCGCACGCGAAGTTCCACAACGCCCAGACCATGAGCGTCGGCGCTGCGCTCGGTCTGGTGGGTCTGTACGTCCTGTGGATGCGCCGCGGCGCCTGGTCGCACTCCCGGCTTCAACTCGCCACCGGCGCCGCATCGTTGTACTGGATCACCCAGCTGTCAGCGATCTTCTACCCCGGCACGGCGCTCGTCGACCCGCCGAGGACCTTCGCCCCTCAGCCCGCACTCGCCGCGGCCATATTGGCCCTCAACGCGCTCGCGTATGTCGTCGAGAGCCGAGGGATCGGGCGCAGCGCCGGGCAGAGGCGCACGAAAACCGCCCACCTCGGCGCCGCCGACACCAGCAGTCCCTGA
- a CDS encoding GH1 family beta-glucosidase → MNDLNALPADFTWGAATAAYQIEGAVAEDGRSPSIWDTFSHTPGSVAGGDTGDVACDHYHRWPEDIALMKQLGIGAYRFSIAWPRVVPGTDGQVNRAGLAFYDRLVDGLLDAGVTPFATLYHWDLPQALQDRGGWPARETAEHFAAYASVVAERLADRVKDWATLNEPLCSAWIGHLEGRMAPGLTDLRAAVHASYHLHLGHGLAVQAIRAASSDARVGIVNNLSPIEPANDRAEDHAAAVRADGHTNRWWLDPIHGRGYPQDMLELYGVELPERAGDLKSIATPLDWLGLNYYFRQIVTADPTGPVPYAKQIYLPGARHTAMDWEVHADGLELLLLRLTEEYGARRIYVTENGSAYPDVVRADGTVNDPERVQYLEEHLAACGRAARRGAPVAGYFAWSLLDNFEWAYGYDKRFGLVHVDYATQRRTIKGSGHRYAEIIRGASRRARRAA, encoded by the coding sequence GTGAACGACCTCAACGCCCTTCCGGCCGATTTCACTTGGGGCGCCGCCACCGCCGCGTACCAGATCGAGGGTGCCGTGGCCGAGGACGGCCGCTCCCCGTCGATCTGGGACACCTTCTCCCACACGCCGGGATCGGTCGCGGGCGGCGACACCGGCGATGTGGCGTGCGACCACTACCACCGCTGGCCCGAGGACATCGCTCTGATGAAGCAACTCGGCATCGGCGCCTACCGGTTCTCGATCGCCTGGCCGCGGGTCGTGCCCGGCACAGACGGGCAGGTGAACAGGGCGGGCCTCGCCTTCTACGACCGGCTGGTCGACGGTCTCCTCGACGCGGGCGTCACGCCGTTCGCGACGCTCTACCACTGGGACCTGCCGCAGGCGCTCCAGGACCGGGGCGGCTGGCCGGCCCGCGAGACCGCGGAGCACTTCGCGGCGTACGCCTCCGTCGTCGCCGAGCGGCTCGCCGACCGGGTCAAGGACTGGGCGACACTCAACGAGCCGCTGTGCTCCGCGTGGATCGGCCATCTGGAGGGCCGGATGGCGCCGGGTCTGACCGATCTCAGGGCCGCGGTGCACGCCTCGTACCATCTGCACCTCGGTCACGGTCTGGCCGTCCAGGCGATCCGCGCGGCCTCGTCCGACGCGCGCGTGGGCATCGTCAACAATCTCAGCCCGATCGAGCCGGCGAACGACCGCGCGGAGGACCACGCCGCCGCGGTCCGGGCGGACGGCCACACCAACCGCTGGTGGCTCGACCCGATCCACGGCCGCGGCTATCCCCAGGACATGCTCGAGCTGTACGGCGTGGAACTGCCGGAGCGGGCAGGCGACTTGAAGAGCATCGCGACGCCGCTGGACTGGCTGGGGCTGAATTACTACTTCCGCCAGATCGTCACCGCCGACCCGACGGGCCCCGTGCCGTACGCCAAACAGATCTATCTGCCGGGAGCCCGCCACACGGCCATGGACTGGGAGGTCCACGCGGACGGCCTGGAGCTGCTACTGCTGCGGCTGACCGAGGAGTACGGCGCGCGGCGCATCTACGTCACGGAGAACGGCTCGGCCTATCCGGACGTCGTCCGCGCGGACGGCACCGTCAACGACCCCGAGCGCGTCCAGTACCTGGAGGAACACCTGGCCGCCTGCGGACGGGCCGCGCGCCGGGGAGCGCCGGTCGCGGGCTACTTCGCGTGGTCGCTGCTGGACAACTTCGAGTGGGCGTACGGCTACGACAAGCGGTTCGGTCTTGTTCATGTCGACTACGCGACGCAGCGCCGCACGATCAAAGGCAGCGGGCACAGGTACGCGGAGATCATCCGCGGCGCGTCGCGCAGGGCACGCAGGGCGGCGTGA
- a CDS encoding carbohydrate ABC transporter permease: MPRPPRSPSAPPQSFLWTRRVVLTFLAAFALLPVYVMVSSSLKPLQDVSGKFRWIPSTFTIRPYFDIWDTVPLARYFLNSLIVAGAATVLSVVIAVFAAYAVSRYRFRGRRVFTITVLSTQMFPGILFLLPLFLIFVNIGNSTGIALYGSRGGLILTYLTFSLPFSIWMLIGYFDSIPRDLDEAATVDGCGPLGALFRVVVPAAVPGIVAVAVYAFMTAWGEVLFASVMTNDVTRTLSVGLKGYATQNDIYWNQVMAASLVVSVPVVAGFLLLQRYLVAGLTAGAVK, from the coding sequence ATGCCTAGGCCACCCAGGTCTCCGAGCGCGCCGCCGCAGTCGTTCCTCTGGACGCGCCGCGTCGTACTGACGTTCCTCGCCGCGTTCGCGCTGCTGCCCGTCTATGTGATGGTCAGCAGCTCGCTCAAACCGCTGCAGGACGTGTCGGGGAAGTTCCGGTGGATTCCGTCGACATTCACGATCCGGCCGTACTTCGACATCTGGGACACCGTTCCGCTCGCCCGCTACTTCCTCAACTCGCTGATCGTGGCGGGCGCGGCGACAGTCCTGTCGGTGGTGATCGCGGTGTTCGCCGCGTACGCCGTGAGCCGCTACCGATTCCGCGGCCGGCGGGTCTTCACCATCACCGTGCTGTCCACCCAGATGTTCCCCGGCATCCTGTTCCTGCTCCCGCTGTTCCTGATCTTCGTCAATATCGGAAACAGCACCGGCATCGCCCTGTACGGCTCACGCGGCGGGCTGATCCTCACCTATCTGACGTTCTCGCTCCCCTTCTCCATCTGGATGCTGATCGGCTACTTCGACTCGATCCCGCGGGATCTGGACGAGGCGGCGACGGTGGACGGCTGCGGACCGCTCGGCGCGCTCTTCCGGGTCGTGGTGCCGGCCGCTGTCCCGGGCATCGTCGCCGTGGCCGTCTACGCGTTCATGACGGCCTGGGGCGAAGTTCTGTTCGCCTCCGTGATGACGAACGACGTCACCCGCACGCTCTCCGTCGGGCTCAAGGGCTACGCCACCCAGAACGACATCTACTGGAACCAGGTCATGGCCGCCTCGCTCGTCGTCAGCGTGCCCGTGGTCGCCGGTTTCCTGCTGCTCCAGCGCTATCTCGTCGCCGGCCTCACCGCGGGCGCCGTCAAGTGA
- a CDS encoding carbohydrate ABC transporter permease, which yields MTTVAPGRTDRADNGASSGKGDPRGRLPRIPDRIRHGGLPYLLLLPAVALELLVHLIPMVIGIVMSFRRLTQFYIRNWGEAPWAALDNYKVAVDFDAPIGRALLHSFYVTCLFTVFAVGLSWLFGVAAAIMMQENFRGRGFLRAVFLTPYALPVYAAVITWAFMFQRDNGLINHVLHDQLGLTDQPSFWLIGDNSFVALVVVAVWKSWPFAFLIVMAGLQNIPRELYEAAAIDGAGVWQQIRKITLPSLRPVNQVLVLVLFLWTFNDFNTPYVLFGRAAPEAADLISVHIYQSSFVAWNFGSGSAMSVLLLLFLLLVTAAYLLLTSRGRRGADA from the coding sequence ATGACCACCGTGGCTCCCGGCCGGACTGACCGGGCCGACAACGGTGCGAGCTCGGGCAAGGGGGATCCGCGCGGACGACTGCCACGTATCCCGGACCGGATCCGCCACGGCGGCCTGCCCTATCTCCTGCTCCTGCCGGCCGTCGCACTCGAACTGCTCGTCCATCTCATCCCGATGGTCATCGGCATCGTGATGAGCTTCCGCCGGCTCACGCAGTTCTACATCCGCAACTGGGGCGAGGCACCGTGGGCCGCGCTCGACAACTACAAGGTCGCCGTCGACTTCGACGCCCCGATCGGCCGGGCCCTGCTCCACTCCTTCTACGTCACCTGCCTGTTCACCGTCTTCGCCGTAGGACTGTCCTGGCTGTTCGGCGTCGCCGCGGCGATCATGATGCAGGAGAACTTCCGCGGCCGCGGCTTCCTGCGGGCGGTCTTCCTCACCCCGTACGCCCTGCCGGTGTACGCCGCCGTCATCACCTGGGCCTTCATGTTCCAGCGCGACAACGGCCTGATCAACCACGTCCTGCACGACCAGCTCGGCCTCACCGACCAGCCGTCCTTCTGGCTGATCGGCGACAACAGCTTCGTGGCGCTGGTCGTGGTCGCGGTCTGGAAGTCCTGGCCGTTCGCCTTCCTCATCGTCATGGCGGGGCTGCAGAACATCCCGCGCGAGCTGTACGAGGCCGCCGCGATCGACGGCGCCGGCGTCTGGCAGCAGATCCGCAAGATCACTCTGCCGTCGCTGCGCCCGGTCAACCAGGTACTGGTGCTCGTGCTGTTCCTGTGGACCTTCAACGACTTCAACACGCCGTACGTGCTGTTCGGCAGGGCTGCTCCGGAGGCCGCCGACCTGATCTCGGTCCATATCTACCAGTCGTCCTTCGTCGCCTGGAACTTCGGCTCGGGATCCGCGATGTCCGTCCTGCTGCTGCTGTTCCTGCTGCTGGTGACCGCCGCCTATCTGCTGCTCACCTCACGTGGAAGGAGGGGCGCCGATGCCTAG
- a CDS encoding ABC transporter substrate-binding protein, which produces MRTSRAAAAVTVVTALAAVTGCGGGTSTDGGGSNESPRTLTYWASNQGPNVEADKKILTPELKKFEKQTGIKVKLEVVPWSDLLNRILAATTSGQGPDVLNIGNTWSASLQATGALLPWDRKNFDAIGGRDRFVGSAVASAGAQGKDPAAVPLYSLAYALYYNKKMFADAGISQPPATWDQLIADGKKLSKNGKWALGTEGGNLANNIHQVFVLGKQHGADFFDSSARPTFTSDGAVAAVKQYVDFMAKDKIIAPGNAEYAQNQSLQDFARGMTAMVLWQAAASTFAAQGMKPADWGVAPVPVPAGAPGTGRNTNSMVAGINMAVFKNTRNIDGAKKFVKFMTSDAEQKLLNKTYGSIPPVKAAQQDPAFSAPDLKILRDTLTASAAPLPQVPTESQFETAVGTAVKELWADAAAGLPVTTESVKAHLAKAQQQMQQ; this is translated from the coding sequence ATGCGCACGAGCAGAGCCGCAGCAGCCGTCACCGTCGTCACCGCACTCGCCGCCGTCACGGGTTGCGGCGGAGGCACCTCCACCGACGGAGGAGGCAGCAACGAATCGCCCAGGACGCTCACGTACTGGGCCTCCAATCAGGGCCCGAACGTCGAGGCCGACAAGAAGATCCTCACGCCCGAACTCAAGAAGTTCGAGAAGCAGACGGGCATCAAGGTCAAGCTCGAGGTGGTCCCCTGGTCCGATCTCCTCAACCGGATTCTGGCCGCCACCACCTCCGGCCAGGGCCCCGACGTCCTCAACATAGGCAATACCTGGTCGGCCTCCCTCCAGGCGACCGGCGCGCTGCTGCCCTGGGACCGGAAGAACTTCGACGCGATCGGCGGACGTGACCGCTTCGTCGGTTCGGCTGTCGCATCGGCCGGAGCCCAGGGCAAGGACCCCGCGGCCGTACCGCTGTACTCGCTCGCGTACGCGCTCTACTACAACAAGAAGATGTTCGCCGATGCGGGGATCTCGCAGCCGCCGGCCACCTGGGACCAACTGATCGCGGACGGCAAGAAGCTCTCGAAGAACGGGAAATGGGCGCTGGGCACCGAGGGCGGCAACCTCGCGAACAACATCCACCAGGTCTTCGTGCTGGGGAAGCAGCACGGCGCGGACTTCTTCGACTCCTCGGCCAGGCCCACCTTCACCTCGGACGGCGCGGTCGCCGCGGTGAAGCAGTACGTCGACTTCATGGCCAAGGACAAGATCATCGCTCCGGGCAACGCGGAGTACGCCCAGAACCAGTCCCTCCAGGACTTCGCGCGCGGCATGACGGCCATGGTGCTGTGGCAGGCCGCCGCCTCGACGTTCGCCGCACAGGGTATGAAGCCCGCGGACTGGGGCGTGGCGCCCGTACCGGTCCCGGCCGGCGCTCCCGGCACCGGCCGGAACACCAACTCCATGGTCGCGGGCATCAATATGGCGGTCTTCAAGAACACGAGGAACATCGACGGCGCCAAGAAGTTCGTGAAGTTCATGACGAGCGACGCGGAGCAGAAGCTGCTCAACAAGACGTATGGATCCATTCCGCCGGTCAAGGCCGCCCAGCAGGACCCGGCGTTCTCCGCACCCGATCTGAAGATCCTGCGCGACACGCTGACCGCCAGCGCCGCACCGCTGCCCCAGGTGCCGACCGAATCGCAGTTCGAGACGGCCGTCGGCACCGCCGTCAAGGAGCTGTGGGCGGATGCCGCGGCCGGACTGCCGGTGACGACCGAATCCGTCAAGGCACACCTGGCCAAGGCCCAGCAGCAGATGCAGCAGTGA
- a CDS encoding ROK family transcriptional regulator, with amino-acid sequence MAERSRRTVRDLRRGNRARVLQRLYFHGPLSRQELGPATGLSSGSISNVVSELIAEGVLEEAGVVDSDGGRPRTLLRVTPGGGLLIGIDIGETRVRVELFDLSLTELARTERPLAQHGYDVERIVAHVRTGVADVLRDAGADATSLLGVGIGVPGIIEQDTPDGAIVHGQTIGWSAVPFEKLLRASVQLPSEVPLFIDNGAKTLGQAEMWFGGGRGAREAAVALIGSGVGACVVHAATPDAHARSSALEWGHTTVRIRGRRCRCGSLGCLEAYAGAEALRERWQEAGGPPAADADDETALAALLAAAFPGPDGPEPDAVALSLLDDTAEYLGAAVADLINLFRPERILLGGWAGLLLGPHLLPEVRRYAGEYALRHAGARTTIELGRLGPDAVTVGAATLPLADFLARGGSRPPAAARATVRGS; translated from the coding sequence ATGGCGGAGCGCAGCAGACGGACAGTGCGTGACCTGCGGCGCGGCAACCGCGCCCGGGTACTGCAACGGTTGTATTTCCACGGCCCGTTGAGCCGCCAGGAACTCGGACCCGCCACCGGGCTGAGTTCAGGATCCATCAGCAACGTCGTATCGGAACTCATCGCCGAGGGAGTGCTGGAGGAAGCCGGAGTGGTCGACTCCGACGGCGGCCGGCCGCGCACACTGCTGCGCGTCACCCCGGGTGGCGGACTGCTGATCGGCATCGACATCGGCGAGACGCGCGTACGCGTCGAACTCTTCGACCTCTCCCTCACCGAACTCGCCCGCACCGAGCGCCCGCTGGCCCAGCACGGCTACGACGTCGAGCGCATCGTCGCCCATGTCCGTACCGGCGTCGCCGACGTCCTGCGGGACGCGGGCGCCGACGCGACGAGCCTTCTCGGCGTCGGGATCGGCGTCCCCGGAATCATCGAACAGGACACCCCCGACGGCGCGATCGTGCACGGCCAGACCATCGGCTGGAGCGCTGTCCCCTTCGAGAAGCTCCTCCGTGCCTCCGTCCAACTGCCGTCCGAAGTGCCGCTGTTCATCGACAACGGTGCCAAGACGCTCGGCCAGGCCGAAATGTGGTTCGGCGGCGGCCGCGGCGCCCGCGAGGCCGCCGTGGCACTCATCGGCTCCGGAGTCGGCGCCTGTGTCGTGCATGCCGCCACGCCCGACGCACATGCCCGCAGCAGCGCGCTCGAATGGGGCCATACGACCGTACGGATCCGGGGGCGGCGCTGCCGCTGCGGCTCTCTCGGCTGTCTGGAGGCGTACGCGGGCGCGGAAGCGCTGCGCGAGCGCTGGCAGGAGGCGGGCGGACCGCCGGCGGCCGACGCCGACGACGAGACCGCGCTGGCCGCGCTGCTCGCCGCGGCCTTCCCCGGCCCGGACGGACCCGAGCCCGACGCGGTGGCACTCTCACTGCTCGATGACACCGCCGAGTACCTGGGTGCGGCCGTCGCCGACCTGATCAACCTCTTCCGGCCCGAACGCATCCTGCTCGGCGGCTGGGCCGGACTGCTGCTCGGCCCGCATCTCCTCCCCGAAGTGCGCCGGTACGCGGGGGAGTACGCCCTGCGCCACGCGGGCGCCCGCACCACCATCGAACTCGGGCGGCTCGGTCCGGACGCGGTCACCGTCGGCGCCGCGACACTGCCGCTCGCCGACTTCCTGGCGCGCGGCGGCAGCCGGCCCCCGGCCGCAGCCCGCGCCACAGTGCGCGGGAGCTGA
- a CDS encoding transglycosylase family protein, whose amino-acid sequence MAATGRHRRYQPSRINRASLTVTAGGAGMALPLIGAGTTHAASVDVWEKVAACESTSNWKINTGNGYYGGLQFTQSTWEAYGGRKFAPRADLASKDQQIAVAERVLGSQGPRAWPACSARAGLARGGEAPDIAPAGRLAPQSEHRYERKAAPKKATPTTLPTHREGYTVARGDSLSKIADSEQVRGGWHQLYAQNRTVVGPDPDLIHPGQKLILRVEAPKPDPRPNPSSPAPGEQKPKAQPKQQAPKHEPPKKKQERPRKPASKQAHATKPAHRTGLSAPVQASPGTPYGKPGSSWASGYHTGVDFPVPTGTAVQAVASGRVVSAGWGGAYGYQVVIRHADGKYSQYAHLSALTVRSGQQVSSGQRIARSGSTGNSSGPHLHFEVRTGPGYGSDIDPVAYLRSGGVSV is encoded by the coding sequence ATGGCCGCAACCGGTCGGCACCGTCGATACCAGCCGAGCCGCATCAACCGTGCTTCGCTCACTGTCACCGCGGGCGGTGCGGGCATGGCTCTGCCGCTCATCGGCGCGGGCACGACCCACGCGGCCTCCGTGGATGTCTGGGAGAAGGTCGCGGCCTGTGAGTCCACCAGTAACTGGAAGATCAACACCGGCAACGGCTATTACGGCGGCCTGCAGTTCACCCAGTCCACCTGGGAGGCGTACGGGGGCAGGAAATTCGCCCCGCGCGCGGATCTCGCCAGCAAGGACCAGCAAATCGCCGTCGCCGAGCGGGTCCTTGGGAGCCAGGGGCCGAGGGCCTGGCCCGCCTGCTCCGCCCGCGCCGGGCTCGCCCGTGGCGGTGAAGCCCCCGACATCGCACCGGCCGGGCGATTAGCGCCGCAGAGCGAGCACCGGTACGAACGCAAGGCAGCGCCGAAGAAGGCCACGCCGACCACCCTGCCCACGCATCGCGAGGGCTACACGGTCGCCCGCGGCGACTCACTCTCCAAGATCGCGGACTCCGAGCAGGTCAGGGGCGGCTGGCATCAGCTGTACGCACAGAACCGCACCGTCGTCGGCCCCGATCCCGACCTCATCCATCCGGGCCAGAAGCTGATCCTGCGCGTCGAGGCTCCCAAGCCCGACCCGAGGCCCAACCCGTCGTCCCCTGCGCCGGGCGAGCAGAAGCCGAAGGCCCAGCCCAAGCAGCAGGCGCCGAAGCACGAGCCGCCCAAGAAGAAGCAGGAGCGGCCCAGGAAGCCGGCGTCCAAGCAGGCGCACGCGACCAAGCCCGCGCACAGGACCGGACTCAGCGCACCCGTACAAGCGAGCCCCGGTACCCCCTACGGCAAGCCCGGCTCCTCCTGGGCCAGCGGTTACCACACCGGCGTGGACTTCCCGGTTCCCACCGGCACCGCGGTGCAGGCCGTCGCCTCCGGCCGTGTCGTCTCGGCCGGCTGGGGCGGTGCGTACGGCTACCAGGTCGTCATCCGCCACGCGGACGGCAAGTACAGCCAGTACGCGCACCTGTCGGCGCTCACTGTGCGCTCCGGCCAGCAGGTCAGCAGCGGACAGCGGATCGCGCGCTCGGGGTCCACCGGCAACAGCTCAGGGCCGCATCTCCATTTCGAGGTGCGTACGGGGCCCGGATACGGGTCCGACATCGACCCCGTCGCCTACCTCAGGTCGGGCGGCGTCTCCGTCTGA